Proteins encoded together in one Phyllostomus discolor isolate MPI-MPIP mPhyDis1 chromosome 6, mPhyDis1.pri.v3, whole genome shotgun sequence window:
- the LOC114500645 gene encoding olfactory marker protein, which yields MAEDGPKQPQLSMPLVLDQDLTKQMRLRVETLKQRGEKRQDGEKLLRPAESVYRLDFIQQQKLQFDRWDVVLDKPGKVTITGTSQNWTPDLTNLMTRQLLDPAAIFWRKEDSDAMDWNEADALEFGERLSDLAKIRKVMYFLITFSEGLEPANLKASVVFNQL from the coding sequence aTGGCAGAGGACGGGCCGAAGCAGCCGCAGCTCAGCATGCCGCTGGTCCTGGACCAGGACCTGACCAAGCAGATGCGGCTGCGCGTGGAGACCCTGAAGCAGCGCGGGGAGAAGCGCCAGGACGGCGAGAAGCTGCTGCGGCCGGCCGAGTCCGTGTACCGCCTCGACTTCATCCAGCAGCAGAAGCTGCAGTTCGACCGCTGGGACGTCGTGCTGGACAAGCCAGGCAAGGTCACCATCACGGGCACCTCCCAGAACTGGACGCCTGACCTCACCAACCTCATGACGCGCCAGCTGCTGGACCCTGCCGCCATCTTCTGGCGCAAGGAGGACTCGGACGCCATGGACTGGAACGAGGCCGACGCCCTGGAGTTCGGGGAGCGCCTGTCCGACCTGGCCAAGATCCGCAAGGTCATGTACTTCCTCATCACCTTCAGCGAGGGCCTGGAGCCCGCCAACCTCAAGGCCTCCGTGGTCTTTAACCAGCTCTGA